The DNA window TAGAAATTTGTCTTATTAGGAATTTAGGagtattatgtttatttttaattgatactattaatttgattttgcatGTCACGTGACTGTCTAAATTTGTATAGGAAAGTATAAAGTCTTTTAATTTACTTCCAATTTATTGGACTTATGATTTTATCAAAagcatatatttaattttggggACAATTATTGTGTGTGTTATAggtattttaatgttttttacaTATATGCGCCGAGCTTCACTCGGGCGTGCGCTTTATTTGCGCCTTGCGCCTAAAGCGGTATGGGACCCTTTGCGCTTCAAGTGCGCTTTGCGCTTTAACAACTATAGTGCTGACTAATTCAAGAgtattttattgcaaaaagcTTTGGTTATAGTTATGTTGGGTAAAGTTAAATGGTATTATCATTATTTCAATTGATGTGACTCCATTGGTCACCAAACTGGCAATTGTGCATGCTTTAAATTCATTTGTGGCTAGTGTCTCTTCTTTTTTATTACCCTACTTTGATATTTATCAACTACGGATTTATGTTGTTCTCAGGAATCACTATAGCCGAGTACTTCAGGGATATGGGCTACAATGTCAGCATGATGGCAGATTCAACATCCCGTTGGGCAGAAGCATTGCGTGAAATTTCAGGGCGGCTGGTTAGTTCCTCTAATTTCATTTGGCTAAAGGATTTATTTGCTagatatttagattttttcttCATGCTTATGATTTGTCTTGTTGATAGCACCATGGTCTGATGATGTCATACTGTAAAGTAATATATAGTCAGTGTCTTTGTATGGGCCATTCTAACATTATCCAATTTCCAGAAAATTATATACTGTATACCCAATTCGAGCACATACAATTTgcattttttgattttcaaaacatGATGTACACGTTAGCTGGAATGTCTAATATGGAGAAGCTAAATTGAGTTAGAAATGAGTTTCATGTGTATTATTAGATCCTAGAGGTTAGATGATGTTTGAGCATATATTTGGTCTTATTACGGTTGCAATGTTCATTTTTTAGCTGTAATACTGACTGGTTCGGCTGCTAAGCGTCCAACGATGCATTGGTTGAGTCTAGCTGCTTTTAGGGTACCAATGCTTGAACGTTATTTTCAATTGAATTTGCTGTATGATGTTACGATGTGAGTTCTGCTGAATTGAACTTTAGTAGATGGATAAACATAGCTTGGAACTGAGATCTATATTGCTATCTATTTTGTGGCTgctgcaaaaaaaattatatacacaTGTATCTCTAATTCTTTGAGACTTGATCACTTTTGCAGGCAGAAATGCCTGCAGATAGTGGATATCCTGCTTATTTGGCAGCACGTTTGGCCTCATTTTATGAGCGTGCCGGTAAAGTACAATGCCTTGGCTCACCAGATCGTAATGGTAGTGTCACAATTGTCGGTGCTGTTTCCCCTCCTGGAGGAGATTTTTCAGATCCTGTTACATCTGCTACACTCAGTATCGTCCAGGTATTTAAACTTCATATATGAagcaattcttttttttttggtaatcaCGTCACTAGTTGTAATGAACAATATAATTCAGACAGGAATTCTTCTTAAATGGCCTGCACACATCTATATTGGTGGTTTTATCTGCTGAACAAGCTTAGCTTCTGTTTATCTTTAGTTGATATCTTTAGTTGAAGTGATTGAAGTTGCCATTTTGATTATTCAGGTCTTCTGGGGTTTGGATAAGAAACTTGCTCAGAGGAAGCATTTCCCTTCTGTTAATTGGCTTATTTCCTATTCAAAGTACTCCACTGTATGTATACAATTTCTACAGCATTCTTGATTATGAAGAAACATCTTCTCTTATGCTTATCTTTAATGCTTCAGGAACCTGTCTGCCCGAGTTATATATTTCATTCATGCTTCTCTCAGTAATATTTATTCCTTATTTCTCATTTATTACCAGGCATTGGAATCTTTCTACGACCAATTTGATCCAGATTTTATCAACATCAGGACAAAGGCTCGAGAAGTGCTACAGAGAGAAGATGACTTGAATGAAATTGTCCAGGTAGGGTTCGTGTTCTAATATTCTGTTATTCTGTATAATTCAGGGCCCAAAATTACTGAAAATATTATATCCCCTTAAACTTATAAAAACTTCATATGGATGGAAATTATATGATCTATATGCTATGGGTGTGCCTCTTATCAATATATTTGCTTCATATATGTATTTGGGTCCTTAAATTATATGATGTAGACAATCATTTTAAGGCACAACTCCAGCAATTAAATATTGCATGATAAACTGGTTTGTCTAATATGCGCTTAATTGAACACTGGTGGCTGTTATCATAATGCAGCTTGTGGGCAAGGATGCTTTAGCTGAAGGAGACAAAATTACACTGGAGACTGCAAAGCTTTTGAGGGAAGATTTTCTTGCTCAAAATGCCTTCACTCCGTAAGCTTCAGCTTCTTTGTTTGATCTTCTATACATTTTATCTTGAAGGAATTCAGATGatgaaatttataatatagTAACGCTTTTTCTCTGACCTCATCTTTTTAATGACCGACAGATATGACAAGTACTGTCCTTTCTACAAGTCTATTTGGATGATGCGCAACATAATTCATTTTTACAATTTGGCCAATCAGGTAGATCTACCCACCATGCAACTGAAATTAAAAAGAACagctatttatattttattcagTTTTGCAGTGATATTTCTGCAATGAATTAGATTTTTCTCCTGATGAGATTTAACTTGCCTGTTCAACTTTCTAACttgttttttccttttcaattttttctgtAGGCTGTGGAGAAAGCAGCTGGCATGGATGGCCAGAAGATTTTGTACAGCCACATCAAGCATCGATTGGGAGATCTCTTCTACCGCTTAGTGTAAGTAGCATGATATGGTTCTTGCAGAAATCTACTTCAAATAAGAATGGACAAAAGATAACGTCAGATGTTTCAGTTCTCTAAGTTTTAAAAGTCGCATGTATGTTCAACATCACAAGAGACATGATCTGATTTAGTTGTCTAACAATGTTGCAGGTCTCAGAAATTTGAGGACCCAGCAGAAGGAGAAGAAGCTCTTGTGGCAAAATTCAGCAAGTTGCACGAGGATCTAACTGCAGGTTTCCGTGCCCTGGAGGATGAATCCCGATAATCGAGGATTGCGAATTTTGCTCTTTAAGCAGTCCTAGGCTAGCAGCAGTGCATACCAGCACTTGGTTTCTCTCTCTATTTGTTGCATTCTGTGAAGACAAAGAGTGTTGGTAGGTTCAGCGTTTGTGGTGCTGTTTTGGGCCATAATTTTAATTGGCTTTGTGATAGCCAATATAAACTTGAGTTATTTCATTTGAAGTCCTATTGGGCAGCAACGGACCAGAAACTGTTCCATATGTATTTATTCAATAAAGGTGTGTATCGAGTGGATGCCGATTtgtatgatttaatttattatttatcacaTTTTCCTCTTTCTGTTTCCTATAGAGTTGGgtgttttatatttttcattttcactcTAGGTTTTTTTGCAAGTTaaatctttttaacttttttatattagttGCCTGTGTAATTTAAAACAGGCGGGCCATTCAAGCCCTCTTATATGAATTAATATGACAGTTCGTTTGTGTTTGACGGGAGCAAGTTGATGTAAATTACCCGGTCTTGTGAGGAATAGGAAAGATCATTTTTTACCGAGCCTGATCATTGAACCACCCGTATAGtaaaccctctaataattaatgtttaataaattaataattctaataattaatagaaaattgggGGAATCAACTTCGTTCCActtcggataattaataattctattatttaataattaataaaatttaaagtataatatataggaatattaattattagagatttttataaaaaaatatttaacatttgaTTCATTTGGGGCAACACTAACCTTCATTTATAAGGTGGAAGCTgaaatattatcaaattatgacctttttatttgtttgaaaaaatttcaaagaaagttattagataaacaagtAAAAACaagtaaaacatttataatacaaaaagatattaaaaaatgTTTTACTTCATGTATACAGTTTTTTGATGATTACTTTTTGGTTCAGTATCAAGTTGATATTTTTTGAACTGAATATAAAGTTACTTCTTTTGGATTGAGTGGTTGTGAAATATATTTAGttggtttttttataatatactattaatattaggtctataaatatagatgctttaaaatatatttttatatattttatcatttttctatataaatttaataaaataataattttaataattaataattttttgatccaccatatatattaattattagagggtcgactatACATCACTTTTCTCAACAAGGAGCCGTTGGTTGTGCCTTTTATATTTTGCCCAAAATTGAACTAAATTAAAAACTGCTTCAAACTGACTTTATCGATTTTTGCACTCTAATCATATCAGTGATGTAAATGTGACGCTCTAAATATTTCCTTGTTGCTTTTGCTATGAATGATAATGTATCCTGAATGCATATGCGAATTAGTTACAATTGACTTTCTCCAACTTCCATGAATGTCtttgaaacaaaagcaatttgGAAAACATCTCACATCGAGTACAAATTTAATCAATCAAAGCACAAGTAAATTTTAGGACAAAGCACATAAAAGTTGGCGGATCAACTTTAGGCTTAAAATACAGCATACGTCATATGGtaagaaaaattcaaattacaattacagagcgaacaagaaaataaaaaagtcCTTGTTTCCCCTAAGCTGTTAAAAGGAACTTGTGCACTGATTAGCAGAGGGCATAGTTGGAGCGTTTTAGCCAGGACCAACTTTAGGAATGTCGTAATGCTCACTCATATTTGCCAAATACTGATTGAAATCTTGAATCCTGTCACGGTGAGATTTATTAGCTTCCTTGGCCATCCTATGAACATCAATATTTCCTCTCTGCTCCATGTATCGTCTCTCTGCAGCTGTCATATATTCTTCATGAGCAGCACCCTTGTGTTCTTCACTCAA is part of the Mercurialis annua linkage group LG3, ddMerAnnu1.2, whole genome shotgun sequence genome and encodes:
- the LOC126673433 gene encoding uncharacterized protein LOC126673433 isoform X1, which produces MSGYENVVGGKLKLKGKPLNVKAGGMKKKKKHKKHQDQLSQAVDTQLSEEQSTEVTDPSEDGGNESGKLSEEHKGAAHEEYMTAAERRYMEQRGNIDVHRMAKEANKSHRDRIQDFNQYLANMSEHYDIPKVGPG